ATGTTTATTTTCGTTCCATGCATACATTTTTTCATGGCCACTTTTCTTGCTCAAAAGCAAGACCGTCTACCCCCTTTTAGCTATTTCTTATCGTTTCTTTTTTTTAGAAGAAATATAATATAAATTATTCCTACTACTAATACCGGCAATCCCATCCATAAACAGAGGTGTGCAAAGGTTTTTAGATAGGAATTGATCGAATGATACTCCCACATCGTAGTAGCGGATACAGTGAGACAATTCAACCCAATAATGACCAATGCTGCGGCTATCAACCATTCAAATTTTTTCATATTGCCCCCTTACCTGGCTATTGGGAAGCTAAGCCGAAATATCGTTCCTTTTCCAAGTTGGCTATCTACTGCTATTGTTCCATTTTGAAGTTCGACTAGATTCTTTACAATTGCCAATCCTAATCCTGTTCCGCCCATATCCCTTGAGCGTGATTTCTCAACTCGGTGGAATCGTTCGAAAATTAGTGGCAGATCGTTTTCAGGAATCCCAATTCCAGTATCCTCAATAATGACATGAACACTATTCTTATCATTCCATAATTGGACGTTTATAAATCCTTTCTCCGTATACCGGACTGCATTGGTTAACAAATTGGTGAAGATTTGCTCTAAGCGTATTCCGTCAGCCTCAATATATGGTATATCCTTGTCAATTTGTCTTTTTAAGGTTATGTCCTTTTTTTGAAGGTCTAATTTGACTTTAGAAAATGAAGTTTCCAATACTTCGATTAGATCGGTGGCGGACAATTGAAGATCTGTTTTTCCTTCCTCCATTTTTGACAAATCAAACAGATCATTGATTAACCTTACCATTCGTTCCGATTCGCCTTCGATTATCTCTAGGTATTGTATTCGTTCCTGTTCCGTCTTGTAGAGCCCCTTTTTTAATACTTGTGAATAGCCTTTCAGATACGATATGGGTGTGCGTAATTCATGGGAAATGTTTGCAAGGAATTCTTTTCGATTTGTGCGGTATCGATTTGTTTCAAATGCTAAATCATTGATTGCTCTCGCCAATGACCCTAATTCATCATTAGAGGTAATGTTTAAACGTATATCCAGATTCCCTTTTGCAATGTTACGTGTTGCACCTTCCATTTTTAATAAAGGATCCGACATTTTCTTGGAAATAACAAGTGTAAATCCAAGTGCTAGAAGTAATGCGCCTACTGCAGACAACATTAATAAATCACTGACTTTATCTATTGGCTCTTGAACATCATTTATGGACGTCAGGACAAAAAATGCACCTTTAAATATATCAGATTGGATAATCGGATGGCCCGATCCAAGGTAGCTCATTCCTGATTTAGAATCCTTAAGTTTTTTTTGAACCGGTTGACCCCTAGATAACGTTTTGAGATCCTGATTCGATACATTCATGATATGAACACCAGAGTCCGCGACTAGCTTTC
This Virgibacillus phasianinus DNA region includes the following protein-coding sequences:
- a CDS encoding sensor histidine kinase, which encodes MNKIVFKFGGTIMVLFLIVLLPLGYVANQIFTNFYYSQAQEEIESLSEKYAGTITSLNDEKVVNMFKNLAHLTNKEIYIIDANGKLVADSGVHIMNVSNQDLKTLSRGQPVQKKLKDSKSGMSYLGSGHPIIQSDIFKGAFFVLTSINDVQEPIDKVSDLLMLSAVGALLLALGFTLVISKKMSDPLLKMEGATRNIAKGNLDIRLNITSNDELGSLARAINDLAFETNRYRTNRKEFLANISHELRTPISYLKGYSQVLKKGLYKTEQERIQYLEIIEGESERMVRLINDLFDLSKMEEGKTDLQLSATDLIEVLETSFSKVKLDLQKKDITLKRQIDKDIPYIEADGIRLEQIFTNLLTNAVRYTEKGFINVQLWNDKNSVHVIIEDTGIGIPENDLPLIFERFHRVEKSRSRDMGGTGLGLAIVKNLVELQNGTIAVDSQLGKGTIFRLSFPIAR